GTCAGAGTCTGCCGCGATCATCACAAGCAATACGTAATGCTTTCCGCTCCCTATCGATGTGGCAACCGAAAATCAAAAACCCCCGCATTATCATTTAGGACGAATCTActctgaaatttcaaaattcaACAGAGGGTAACTTTATGCTTGGCAAGACATCCCACACATACTCTCAGCATACTACAAGGGGAACTGAACTTAGAAGGTTAGCATCTACCCAAGTTCTCTGGTGGAATCGtaatttgaagatattttAGATatgttcaagagatttgaaCTCGTATTTGTTCTTTGTTAATGAATCGAATGTTGCCTTTTCATGTGACAAAGCTTTAGACTCCCTGATTACAAAGCTATTGAACATAAAGTGTTCAGATATCTCTGATTTTAAtgcctttcttgatttATCTAACATATTGATGACCATGACTAATGAAATAGTTAAAAGGCAAGGCCGGCTTTAATATACCTTTTACCGAAGGTTCAGCCTGGAAGAGACGATGAAAGAACTGGTATGTTTTCTAAACATGTGAGTTTAAATTAGTCGTTTTGACAATATCTAAATGCAAGCCTGTCGTCCCCTTCGGATTTCCAAATGAAGATTTGATGTGCCAATAATAACGTAACAGTGGGACCTTGAGTAACGAACCGAAAGTTGCAGCAATGACCTGCTTGCTACCATAAGGTACAGTGAAAATACCAACGACAGGTCAAAAGTGCTAGATGGACTAGCCTCGATAAGCCTGCTGGTAAGATTAAATTCGAGAATTGCAGGGACTCAATTGcaatggaaaaaaaatcaacCAAAAGAATTCTAATAATAATGCGACCTTCGCACTTTGTTGCTTTGCGAGTGTCACGTCGTTGTTGTTCAATATTTCTTAAGCAGTAGGTTTTTGAAGGCACTCATGACATTTCATGGAAAGATTCGACATTTAATTTCTGCCGATGTTGATCGACGTTCACTTTCCCACTTAACAGACTAAAATACATATATGAGGTTATGCAAACTATGAGTACCGCTAGCaatatttctttcttgccttTCCCCGTAACTTATGTCGCTCTTCATGCGACACTTAAGGTCCATCAAAATACATAGCTAATACAAGTATGTGGTCCGGGGGAAGCTCAAGGGCACCTTTGCTTGTCGATGCAGAAGCTGGAATTTCATCGATACAGTCTCCTCTGATACTGAGGGTTTTTGATATGCTCAGATCGTCTCCTTTTGGTCATTTATCAGAGACGGATGATACTCCTAGCGGTAATTTTTCGATTTTAGTGAGCGGATATTCTTTTTTATTGTTCTTGAGTTTCTCAAATCTATGTGTCTCAGTGAATTGTCCGTCTCCAGCATTGCAGAATTCTTTTACCTTTCTATTTATGCAATAGATGAACTTATCGAACCTAAAATTAACGACTTCCGCGCGCTCACAGGAATCAGGCTTCTGCTGTATATCTTGAGAATTATTCAGGTGGAAATTGATTCTGCTTAATTCATTCAAAGTCAAGGAGCCAACCAATCTTGTAGTAAATGATCAGTGAACTGCTTAATCAAAACGGTGCGATCAATATTTTAGAGGCGCTCTTGCGCGGCATCATAAATCTTGCGGGTTTTCATAGAGTATCTTCGATCGGAATTTTACCGTTTTTGAACTGGTAAAACAACCTCTCTGCGGTTGCCATTGAGGCATGCATATCATCGATATGctcagaatcaaagatatcgGATGATTTGCGTCCCTCTGGCAAATATTTGGACACCTTATCAAGATATTCTGTAAAAGTAGTAACACTATAATAGTGATACAGGACAGAATCACCTGTGCTTTGTCTTCTCTCCTGCTCCGAACTtaacagctcttctttACCGGGCAGCCCACTGTTATTCGCCCAGACTCCAGCGATGGCTGATGCTTCTAATTCAAACGAAGGCCACTTGTATGAAGTGACAGTAACTCCAACAAAAGCCAGTGTGGGGTCCTTGATGGAGAAGATGTTCAAGTACAGACCATCTACCATTGATGAGCAGTCTGGAATAGTCCCATTTCTTGGTAGAACACGCACACCGGTTTCAGCGGGGTTCAAAAATGGGTAATGCCAGTGGTAACCGGTAGATAGCACAATGTGATCAACATTGGGGATCGAAGAACCATCCTCAAAAACGACTTCCCTACCATTGGATGAATTCAGTTCTTTGACCTTGGGTTTTACAACGATACCATTGGAATTTGCTGCGTTGGTCAaccatttgaagatttcctCTTTTCCGGAAGACCTAGACACGATGACTTGCTTAGCAATAGGAAAAGCGTACTGCAAAATATCGATGCCACTCAGACCAGTTCCAATAAAGAGGCACactttgttcttgaaaacTTTTGGATCTCTGAAAGATTTCGAATGCAGCACACTGGAATTGAATTTCCTGTTCCATGATGATAGTCCCTTGATGTGCGGAATATAAGGCACTGAGTAATGACCTGAAGAAACGATGACGGCATCATAAGGCTCGGAATACCACTGGGCGGTGCCATCTGGTGATGTAAGTTTCACCGTAAGCTCCCATTTCTTACTGCTATCGTCTTTTTTAACACTGACAACTTCGGAATTCAATCTGACATGCTCCACCAAGCGATATTTATTTGCAAACTggagaagacgatgagTAATCTCGCCATTTGTGATCAATGGATCTAGGGGATTTTTTGGCGCCGCTTTACGCTCCGCTTCTTCGTTATAAGGAATGAATGAATTTCGTAAGTATCTGCTGGGCACATTGGAATACAGATGTCTATAAATTCCACTGCTATGCCAAGTGTAAGCATCACCAGCATTCTTAGTACTCAGAGGTCTCTTGGCAGAATAAGCACTCCTTGCAAGTTGTTCGGGCAATACTGTTTTGGGTTTCAAAATAAAAGGGTCGTTGTATTGCTCAGTATCCAGAGCTTCCTGAGGAATAACATCGGGGTTATCAAAACTTGGAGCCCAAATGCCTCCAATTCTTGAGGCCTGTTCAAACGCAACAACCTTGGTGAAAGCTGGATCATCGTTTTGCAACTTCGAGTCGTCTAGATCACCATTGTCCTTGTACCTGATTGTCGTAGATCCGTCTTTCTTAGTATGCAATAATTCGAACAAAGCTGTCAGTCCAGCCGCACCTGAGCCAATAACAGCTACAGATCTAATCTTAAGCGGTTCTTCTCTAGTCATTTTCCTTCAATGCAGTTTCTCGATCTGGATACTAATCCTTGgtgaaaaggaagaaatgcCATGGATAGTGCTTGACTGCAGCTGATTTATATCTATTAGTTCACCGATAATGCTGTCTTCGAGCGAGAGCTTTAGCTCACTCATAGGACCCTTGAGATCATGATTGTCTTTGACTCCATTTCTCCACAGTTTGGTGTGGCATCGCCGACTTCAGCTTTGCAGGACATATAGAGCTCGTCCTCGATAAGCGATTAATGACGAAACTAGGCTCGAGAAGCGTGTCTTGGAGAGATTCTACGTCCTTCAGTGGATCATGTATCGGTAAAGGTTTTTTTTCCTATCAGATTATATTCTACCTATTTTAGTCCTTAAAGTCTTAGAGAGCAGGTCTTTAATTTTTGTTCTTAGCTGCCTCTGTCCTTTGCAAACGACTTTCATATTCTTCCCTCGTCTCATTTGCGGGCCAGTTCAAAGCGTAAGCAGGATGCGTGACGTCGAGGGTTTTCTGCCCAAATAGCTGCTCTCTGAAAGTCAAGATATCGCTACCTCCTTCAGTTGGCGGATAGTCCTCTCTTGCAAGGCCCCGTTTTCTTAGTTCTGGCAAAAGCTTGTCGACAAGCTCTTCGTAACTCTGTGGTAAGATAGTGTAAGCGAAATTGAAGCCGTCAATATCAGAAATATCGACCCATTCCTGGATGGTATCTGCGACCTCTTCAGCGGTTCCGATGACCAAAGGGCCACTGCCGCCAACTTTAATCTCCTGGACGATGGATTTTTTGGTCCATTTCTTGACTCTCGGATATGCACTCTGCCACTTTTTAACAGCAGATGCCACGGCAATGTGTTGAACGTCTGTCAAAACTTCGTCatctttgaacttgtcgaTGTCAACGCCAGTCCATCCTGAAAACATGGCCTTTGCACCCTCTTCATCCGAATACTGTAGATACTCCAGGTACTTCTTCTCGGCCTCTTCATGTGTGTCACCTAAAATAACCGTTATCAAAGCAACAAATTTGATTTTGGAAACATCTCTACCGTACTTGGATTTTGCGATATGCTTGATATCTGTGATGGACTTTCTCAAATCTTCGGGAGTCAATGATGCCAGGAAAATGACTTCAGCATTCCTTGCAGCCAGCTCTTTACCGCGAGCAGATGTTCCAGCCTGAATGATCACTGGGAGTTTTTGCTGACTTGGTGAGGTGATTCCAGGTCCTGGTACCTTGAAAAACTGCCCAACATGGTCTATGTATCTTAGCGCATTTGGATCAGTGAACACACCTTTCTTCTTATCCAATTTCACAGCACCGTCCTGCCAAGAGCTCAAAAACAGCCTCAAGACAACATCGACAAATTCCTCCGCGCGCTCGTAACGCTCCTTGTTAGCTGGCAAAGGCTCCCCGTTTAAcagatttcttgatgcGCTATCCAAATACGATGTCACGATATTCCACCCAACACGACCATTCGTGATAAGATCCAGGGTACCTAGCCTACGTGCCAGGTGGTATGGCTGCTCACTAATCGTCGAAATGGTGATACCGAAAGCCAGTTTCGATGTCACGTATGCCATCAGTGGGATAAAATAGCTTGGGTCCGAAATTGGCCATTGGGCACCGGTCCTAGCGACAGGCTCAAAATTGTGACCGCCCTTGTAGACATCATATGGACCAAGCACATCAGCCAAAAAGACGGTGTTGAATTTTCCCCTTTCCAACAGCTTAGCGAGGTCAGTCCAGTACTTAGGGTTTTGATATAACTCTGGCGATTTATCATTAGGATGCCTCCAGGCCCCAATTGTCTGATTTCCAGCGGATCCCATGAGGAAGGCATTAATaaccagctctttctttctgtgGCCATTGGTTTTCGTTTTCTTGCTCACCTTATCGATAGTCTCGGTTGAGTGTCTCTTCTCATTTTGTGTCGTCATTGCTAACCTCAACTATTTGCAGATCATGATGCTTGGAAGTGAATGAGTTGCACCAGCGGCTTGCTTAAATGCCTCTTATACTATCTGGTTCGAGCTTCTGGGTGCCCATAGGCTGGCCATCTTAGCTCTCGCCATTTCAATTGTCGACACGTCCATTTACTGACGCCGCGCTACGGACTTTTGTCTCGGCGCCACAATGTACCTGCGTCAAAATAAAGTCATTATCAATACTATCTGCCTAATGGCTCAGTTATACTTGGGAGCGATAATAGTGTTTGAGCTGTAGGAAGGCTGTCTTCTTTTTTCACTGAAAGCAAGGTTCCCAGAATTGAGGTGGGCACAATAGGTATATATATCTACCAAATATATATATGAACAGGTTTCTATAGTAACTCGAAAAAAGCGTaaactctttcaaattgcAAAGCAGCCCGATAAGACAGCTAGGAATATCTGTATGTTAAAAAGGAACTACGCTGACTATGTCTACTTCTTAGACGAGGAATCTGCTGgagagagagaagaagaactcaGTCTCAAGTCCAGAAAACTATGGGGGCGTGAAAATTCTTCACTAATCATCCCCAAGGTACAGAAAGGTCTGGTTGTCTCGGCGTTCGAAAAAGAGTTGACTGTTTCTAGTAACATGCCTGTGACACAAGAGCTGAAGGAGCATGAGATACTTGTACGCAACAAGTACATTGGATTGAATCACGTAGACTGGAAGTCCAAAAAGTATCAATTTAATATATACTCATTTCCATGGATCAATGGCCGGGAATCCAGCGGTATTGTAGTGAAAAGAGGGTCCAATGTCGATCAGGAGAAATTCCCCCTCGCAGCAGAGGTGTTCTTAGCAAGTACTTCGTATAGGGACTTAAGAACGTCCACTTTCCAGGAGTATACAGTGTTTGATTCTCGGCTTGTTTGGAGGATCCCGCAACAGAACCTGCTTGACGGTAGCGTTCGCAAAAGCTTCGGTCTCGAGTTCGCAGGAGGAATTGGCGTTGGTTTGGTGACAGCCGGTTGCGCGATCTCGAGCCTCGTCAGCCTAGCTACAGAAAATCAGACAAATGGTACAAAACTGGGAAACATTATAATATGGGGAGGAAGCTCGTCGGTGGGTGTGTACGCCATACAGTTGGCCAAAGCCTCTGGGAAGTTTAAGAAAATTATCgctgtttcttcaacaaaacATAAAAAGTATCTTTCCGAGATTGGCGCTAGTTGTGTCATTGATCGGTATCTGCCGGAGATGGAAATTCGGCAGAAAATTCAGGATCACTGTCCAGAAGGAGTTAATTACGGTATGGATGTCATATCTAAAGAGACAGCTTTGTTTTTATCAAAACTACTAGGACAGAGTGATGCAAGCGTCAAGCGTTTAGTTTGCACTTGTGGTTTACCGGAGATCTCTACTGACACCTTTGATAAAGATGCAGGCTCGAAACTCATAATAGAAGCTGTCAACATAAAGCAATTTCATGAAAACATAGAATTCGGTTCCTGGCTTGTCGAGTATACTACCAAGCTTTTTGAGACTGGTCATTTGAGACCCATAAAGACATTGAAAATATTCAAAAGCCTAAACGATTTTGGAGAAAGTATAGTCAGCGGCCTCaaggagcttgaagaaaaaggtGCCAGTGCAGAGAAGTTTATAGTCAGTCTATAATGCTTATTCTTAAATGATCATATTCTTTAAAGCGACACATTTTTCGATCTGGTTCTGAAATCTATTCCCGGCGCGACAACTCAAGTCGAGCAGACGTAACAATTGACGCATTTATTATGGACTTGAGAGCGCCCAAAAAAAGTGGTCAATGTCTCCAGGTGAAGCGATCCTTATCCAGAGTCTTGGAAAATGTGGGAATCTGGCATTTAATCAACCCTTTAGCCATGTGAGCTGTCTAAGCATAGTCCAATCTTGGCCGATAAAACTCCAAACTCCACAATAAATCCAAATGCAAGCGACCtatcttgaacagcggTATACGTTTAAGTTCTGTCTGCGCTGACTTTCGATGAGTCTTGATGCCACGCAAACGACGCGCCACAAATTCCAGACAAGCGACTACAATATTAACAGCTTATTGGCAATATGGCAAGGAAAGTGGATAAATAAAAGCTCCCAAATTATTTAGACTTGATCTGGTTTGCAGATATGTAGATACGGCGAAAACAGCAATGTCTACGGACAAGATTCTTGATGACAAAGCTATTGCTATTGATGAGGtttcatcaatttcatcagAAAGTGTACAGAACGTCTTCGAAACTCACAAACCAGACGAGTACGTTCTGGAGGAGGTTCAGAAAATAGTAGAAAAACACAATTTAGCTGAATATGAGGAGCTTTTGGTAAGGGGAGCTCTATTTGCAAATAGACCTGAAATTATCGAAAGTGAAAAATatactgctgaagaaaggcAGCTCATAGTGAGGGAAAGAACGCATCCCATTTTATCTTTGTCGCGTTCAATGATTATGGCAGCCATCTGCACTTCGTGTGCTGCCATCAACTTTGGTATGGATGAAAGTGCTATTGGGGGCGCTCAGCTACAGTACCAGAAACAGTTCAACATTACGAATGTGAACATTCAAGGATTAACCGTTGCCGCTCCATATTTAGCAGCTGCTGTCTTTGGTGCGCCACTAACTGTCTTTTTAAGCAATCATTTAGGAAGAAGATGGGTGGTATTTATCAGTTGTTTGGTTGCATTTTCAGGTTCGTTAATCCAAGCATTTGCGAACGGCCTTCCAGCAATGCTGTTTGCTAGACTTTTCATGGGTATAGGAATGGGTCTAAACTCTTCGACTGTGCCAATTTATACCGCAGAATGTTCGCCAGCTGTCTCAAGAGGTGCGATTCTAATGCTCTGGCAGACTTTCATCGCCCTCGGTGTGGCGCTAGGCTCGATTTTCAACAGGGCTTTTGTAAACATTGAAGGTTCTCTATCCTGGAGGTTGATGATAGGTTCATCCGCTGTGCCTCCAATCATCACGGCTTTGTTGATATTCTTTCCACCTGAGTCACCAAGGTGGCTGATTGTAAATGGGCGTACAAACGAATCATTTGAGTCGCTAATGAAGCTCAGGTCGTGCCCTTTATCTGGTGCAAAAGATTTCTTTATCCTTTATGAGTCTCTAAAATTCGAATCTGAATTAGAGACCAAATTGACGAAGTGGCAGCAGTTTACTTCTTTATTCACCGTCCCAAGGAATAGATTTGCACTCATTGTATCTTCAATTGGAATTCTAGGTCAGCAATATGGTGGCGTCAACATCTTGGTCTCATACACCACAACGATTTTAACAAATGCTGGTATTGATCCAGTCACAGCCATTGGTGGTTCAATCGGTATCGGTGGCGGCTGCTTTTTGGCCACATTTGTCTCCTCTCAGCTAATTGATCGATTCGGcaggagaaagatgcttCTTTTCACGCTTCCTGTGGAAGGTATCTGTTTGTTCTGGTTAGGAGGCGTCATTAACATTACTAAAGATCAGCTGCGTCTAGGGTTAGGGCTAACATCCATGTATGTTTACGTTTTGTTCTATGGTACTGGAATCGGACCGGTTAGTTTTACCTTAGTCGCTGAGACACCTTCAATTAGTGTGAGGATGGCTCACAGCGCCTTTTGCATGAGTTTGAACTGGATATTGGATTTTTGTCTGAGTATGACTTGGCCAAAAATGAATGACACGATGACGACCTCAGGTGGGCTTTATTTCTACGGGGCATTCAATTTTGTGGTCTGGGCACTTTCATATTTTTGTATTCCCGAAACAAAGAGGTACACATTGGAGcagcttgatgaagttTTCAAAGGAGGAGTTAGTCACTTCTTtaagaagaagctgagaagGCTTTTTGGAAAGCACTAATCAATCCCTCACCTATTCCATTAATATTCCATATTTTTTTAGTGTTTATTAAAAATTGCTCAAGTTGACTGGAATTATTCATAGAGTCAGTCTAGCCTATGACACAGTTATCAATGACAGTGGCTATCGGTCAATCATTACGTTTATCGATGGAATTCGATCAATAGTTGATAATTCGATTGTACACGACATGATGAAATGGTGACTCAGCGGGTCTCTGATAGGTTACGGCGGGTGCAACATCAAAACATTGTATCTTTTCAATTTGAACTTGAGTCTGAACTTGATGATCGATCTTGCCGTTTGTGATGCAACTATCGCTATTTCACTTTAAAGTGATCTTTATGGACCAACGTGACTATCTAATATCCACATTATCAAATTCAAAGCAATGGATATTAAAACCGCGCCAAAGTTGGAAAGCTACTTATTAATTTGCTGCTAGTTGGGCGAATTAGCAAGGAGCGATTCTTTTCGCTGTCCGAACTCGGATCAGACGCAAAGATTGTGATCTTTGTAAGCTAAGTGTACAGATCATTAGCTTACCGCGTCTGAGGTCTCAGAATTTGAGAGACAGCATTATGAACCATCGTGTCAGAGGGTGCTCATTCCAATCCTGTAAATTCCTTGCTTTTCTAGTCGCAAAGTAATCGTAATGCTCTTAGTGACGTTTGGACCATCTCCAGAGATACCTCTGGTGATTTTTGAATTtagctctttgaaattaCCGACCGAATACTGCGACATCCCAAGTGGATAATTTGCTGTTTCCCGGCTCATGTCGTCTTTCAGTCAAATTTGGATATCTTAATCCAGAACGTGCGCTATGGCTACGTTCCTGAATAAAGTAGCAAAAGTCTGACCTGCACTGTTTCCCACTTCTAAAGAGAAAAACCTCAGGGATCCGTGACATTATGCCTGCAAGTCGGTAGAAATGGGCTCATCGAAACGGATTTATGACTTCTCTAAAAGATCTGGAGTTCTCAAGCCTGCTGCAGACACCCCTTTGTCTATGAAGTCTAGTCAGAACTCTTTAATAGCCCATGACGGATTGAGAACCGAAAAGATATCAGAAATTAGTTGCAGTTAACGTGAAACCCACAGAGTCCGGATGCTGCCCCGAGGATTCCCAGGCAGCCTTCTTCGCGAAAGCTCTTGACCCATAGTTTGATGTTTTAGCATCCTCTAAGGCATCTTCCCAGAAATCTTTACGCTCATGGTAGCCTTAAAAGAAGAAGTATATACTACTTCCTGCACCGGGCTTCTCTGGTATTTTTTTAATCGGATTAATAATAGATTTTCGGTTTGATTGCTGGACACAGGAACCTCTTATGATGCATGAAACGAAATAGAAGATGTTGGGATACGTTTGGAAAAGAGGATTGAGATCCTTATACTCTTCTGATCGATCTTTACCTTCAGACCTGGATCACTTTCGAGAGATCATATTTTCAAGGCCAGAAAACGATCGACTGAGAGCATATAATTGACAGCAAAATACAGGGAAAGAAAAATCCTGTAAGGATTCCTATTGAAACCTGAAATTTAGAAGCTAAAAAGGAACTTTTTCGTTGCTAAATCGATTTTTCCGAACCTATTTCGAAGTTGTGGAATAAGAGCTCTCTTGTTCAGTCAGAAATTAGGTGCATAACAGGCCTTTAATTTTAAGGATATGCTGACGAAACGTGGTTGAAAATGTTTAAACAGCTGTAATGATTGAATGAAACCGAAATCACAGGCATATATGTTGCTCTAACTTTTTTGTATTATCAGAGCTAAACATTAAAGTTGTTTAGCTGATGTATTTACTACGAAGTAGAATTTTGACCGGCCAAGTCCGCACTTTGTGGTGACAGCATTATTATGCATGAAAAAGCAGCTTGGAACAAATCTTCGCGGGGAAAATTTGAACTAAAATAACTATGAATTTCGACCGTTTTTGCATTTGAATTGAGtagaagaaagaattcCCAAAAATTTGCACACTTAAATAAGGCTTCAAttttgcttctctttgttACTGAATTAGTTCGATCTGCCGAAATGATTGAGCTTTAAAGGTGCAGACACAAAGTGAAAATATTAGATGAAAAATCCGATGATCAATTATGAATAATAATAAACTCACCTGCATTCAGTGAATGTTTTTATAAAAAGAATGGAAACTTCAACGTATCATTGAAAATTAAATACCTCTTGGCTCCAGTATGGAGTGGTTGGAGAGGTTTAGAGTTCTGGGCATAAATTCAAAGACTGTCTGCCTTCTCCAGAAAGAAACTAAAACCCCTTGTCGGAACTTGGTCCCCAACGAAACTGTTCATACGTAGATGAGGCCATACTTACAAAAGCAATTAGTAGTTCTTACTATAAATACAGAACAATCCTACCTATTATCAATGAACAAATCTAAAGTCCAATCTCTTATTGCCGACATCGGTCGTAGCCAGTTTGTACTCTTCCTGTTCTTCCGTAGTCATTTTGCTCCAAATGGCGTCTCTATGCTTGTTCCTGTAAATATAGTATGCCTTAGTCAGCAGACAAGAGCCTGCAAATCCGAAAGCTATGCCTACTAACTGTGTATTACCTCGATGATACAAAGGCTTATCATCCGCACGGTAAATATTTGAGCCAATAATATTCGCTGTTTGAGAAAACATATTTACCAATGCCGCTGAAACAGCCCGTGAACGAACCGAGTTCGAGTTTGCTGAACACCAGCTAATGGACAATGCCCAAACTGGAGGGCTGCTGAGAATAACAGTAAGAAGAGCATAGGTGCCCCAAATGTCAACTTGCGAGCCAGGCCAATATCTTAAGGGAATTAGAGTTGCAATGAGCCATACTGCTGGAACTAATATTAGAAATGAGCGCTCGTTTATCTTCTCTGTTAGATATCCCATTATCACCATAGTTATGGTGCACAAAACGTTATAGGGGATTGTAAGGGCGTTAGTCTGATAAGTAGAAAATCCCAGCTTCCTAAGAGTCAATGTCATGTAGTTCTTTACTGGCGTGTTCCCGATATCAGCTAGCAACCTCACAATATATATTGGCAATAAATCGTAGTCTGTTAAACTTCTCCACAATTCCTTTAATGACACCGGTTGTCTATTATTCATGTCACCTTTCTGTGGATCATCTCTTAAAACTCGATTGACTACaatcttttcctctctATCAGTATACCACCCGTTTTTTCTGTACCATGCCTTGGTTTGTGCTGCAGAGGCTGGcattttgaagaatgaggCCACGCCCACGAGAAAAGTGAAGATGCCTTCAATTAGAAATAACCATCAAAAGACTGTTCCATTATGCCACTTgttttgatcttcaaaagtGCAAAGGAGAGCAGGGAAGACCATACTGATGTCATTGGATTTGCAATATAAAACAGCGATAGACGAAAAGGTAACTCTTTAGAAGTGAAAAAGTAACTCATCCATAAACAGACATCACAAATAAAACCACCTTGCAAGGCACCCAATAGTCCTCTTGTGGCCAAGAACCCCGCTCGAGTTGTCATTGCAGCCTGACACATCGATACTGCGCTCCAGAGACATAGCTGCGTTGGAATCCAGATATCTGCGCCAATCTTTTTGGAAATTAATTGAGATGGCAGTTCAGCTACCAGAAAGCACACCAGATTGATTGTATTACCCAAATTATAATCATCGGTTGTCAATTTGAGGTCATCTAACATATTAGCGGATAAAGCCTGGGCAATGTTATATCGATCAAAATCCAGAGCAGTAAACATGATAAAAG
Above is a genomic segment from Torulaspora globosa chromosome 1, complete sequence containing:
- a CDS encoding uncharacterized protein (similar to Saccharomyces cerevisiae YOL163W); protein product: MTERYSSSEKSSNLDTEAQRVFEVPQDLTGSNKDATKNEEQINVTYYDDDRLSSSSEWHVFTNPQQAKYYRNLYESTNYECRHLFDPDMTWTEEEERKVVKKNDWYVTFWAFIMFTALDFDRYNIAQALSANMLDDLKLTTDDYNLGNTINLVCFLVAELPSQLISKKIGADIWIPTQLCLWSAVSMCQAAMTTRAGFLATRGLLGALQGGFICDVCLWMSYFFTSKELPFRLSLFYIANPMTSVWSSLLSFALLKIKTSGIMEQSFDGYF
- a CDS encoding zinc-binding alcohol dehydrogenase family protein encodes the protein MLKRNYADYVYFLDEESAGEREEELSLKSRKLWGRENSSLIIPKVQKGLVVSAFEKELTVSSNMPVTQELKEHEILVRNKYIGLNHVDWKSKKYQFNIYSFPWINGRESSGIVVKRGSNVDQEKFPLAAEVFLASTSYRDLRTSTFQEYTVFDSRLVWRIPQQNLLDGSVRKSFGLEFAGGIGVGLVTAGCAISSLVSLATENQTNGTKLGNIIIWGGSSSVGVYAIQLAKASGKFKKIIAVSSTKHKKYLSEIGASCVIDRYLPEMEIRQKIQDHCPEGVNYGMDVISKETALFLSKLLGQSDASVKRLVCTCGLPEISTDTFDKDAGSKLIIEAVNIKQFHENIEFGSWLVEYTTKLFETGHLRPIKTLKIFKSLNDFGESIVSGLKELEEKGASAEKFIVSL
- a CDS encoding uncharacterized protein (similar to Saccharomyces cerevisiae YOL162W) → MPASAAQTKAWYRKNGWYTDREEKIVVNRVLRDDPQKGDMNNRQPVSLKELWRSLTDYDLLPIYIVRLLADIGNTPVKNYMTLTLRKLGFSTYQTNALTIPYNVLCTITMVIMGYLTEKINERSFLILVPAVWLIATLIPLRYWPGSQVDIWGTYALLTVILSSPPVWALSISWCSANSNSVRSRAVSAALVNMFSQTANIIGSNIYRADDKPLYHRGNTQLVGIAFGFAGSCLLTKAYYIYRNKHRDAIWSKMTTEEQEEYKLATTDVGNKRLDFRFVH